Proteins from a genomic interval of Streptomyces sp. Tu6071:
- a CDS encoding NtaA/DmoA family FMN-dependent monooxygenase (This protein belongs to a clade of FMN-dependent monooxygenases, within a broader family of flavin-dependent oxidoreductases, the luciferase-like monooxygenase (LMM) family, some of whose members use coenzyme F420 rather than FMN.), whose protein sequence is MTTAPRRLHLALHPYGVGGPGQHGLWKDPRVAKNASIDIGYYIRQAQAAEHALFDALFIVDSQFINATYPAHYLNRLEPLTLLSAVATHTSRVGLVGTASSTYNSPFNLARRFASLDHISGGRAGWNVVTSFDTGTARNFGLDEHLDYATRYGRAREFVEVARGLWDSYEDDAFPADVERGVFLDSTKLHALDHEGEHFKVAGPLNLSRSPQGQPVIFQAGVSEEGRDLAARVAEGIYAPGGSLAQAQEYYADIKRRTAAHGRDPEHIKVFLHGSPVVAATDEAARRREREIHEEDKDLGRSLGLLGRSFGAHDFARYDLDAPFPDVAHLAEKGGRTTATKIIERARTENLTLRQVAEGLNAYKEGPFTGAPETVADALQHWFEAGTLDGVNLAFRTEEELKLFVDGVVPLLQKRGLFRTAYEADTLRGHLGLPVPENRHTAARA, encoded by the coding sequence ATGACCACCGCCCCCCGCCGCCTCCACCTCGCCCTGCACCCCTACGGCGTCGGCGGCCCCGGCCAGCACGGCCTGTGGAAGGACCCCCGCGTCGCCAAGAACGCGAGCATCGACATCGGCTACTACATACGCCAGGCCCAGGCCGCCGAACACGCCCTCTTCGACGCCCTGTTCATCGTGGACAGCCAGTTCATCAACGCGACCTACCCCGCCCACTACCTCAACCGCCTCGAACCCCTCACCCTCCTCTCCGCCGTCGCCACGCACACCTCCCGCGTCGGTCTCGTCGGCACCGCGAGCAGCACCTACAACTCGCCTTTCAACCTCGCCCGCCGCTTCGCCTCCCTCGACCACATCAGCGGCGGACGCGCCGGCTGGAACGTCGTCACGAGCTTCGACACCGGCACCGCCCGCAACTTCGGCCTCGACGAACACCTCGACTACGCGACCCGCTACGGCCGCGCCCGCGAGTTCGTCGAGGTCGCCCGCGGCCTGTGGGACTCCTACGAGGACGACGCCTTCCCCGCCGACGTCGAACGCGGCGTCTTCCTCGACTCCACGAAGCTCCACGCGCTCGACCACGAGGGCGAGCACTTCAAGGTCGCCGGACCGCTCAACCTCTCGCGCTCCCCGCAGGGGCAGCCCGTCATCTTCCAGGCCGGCGTCTCCGAGGAGGGCCGCGACCTCGCCGCCCGCGTCGCCGAAGGCATCTACGCGCCGGGCGGCAGCCTCGCCCAGGCCCAGGAGTACTACGCCGACATCAAGCGCCGCACCGCCGCCCACGGCCGCGACCCCGAGCACATCAAGGTCTTCCTCCACGGCTCGCCCGTCGTCGCCGCCACCGACGAGGCCGCCCGCCGCCGCGAGCGCGAGATCCACGAGGAGGACAAGGATCTCGGCCGCAGCCTCGGCCTCCTCGGCCGCTCCTTCGGCGCGCACGACTTCGCGCGGTACGACCTCGACGCGCCGTTCCCCGACGTGGCCCACCTCGCCGAGAAGGGCGGACGCACCACCGCCACGAAGATCATCGAGCGCGCCCGTACGGAGAACCTCACCCTCCGCCAGGTCGCCGAGGGCCTCAACGCCTACAAGGAGGGCCCCTTCACGGGCGCCCCCGAGACCGTCGCCGACGCCCTCCAGCACTGGTTCGAGGCCGGGACGCTCGACGGCGTCAACCTCGCCTTCCGCACCGAGGAGGAACTGAAGCTCTTCGTCGACGGCGTCGTCCCGCTCCTCCAGAAGCGCGGCCTCTTCCGCACCGCCTACGAGGCCGACACCCTGCGCGGACACCTCGGCCTCCCCGTCCCCGAGAACCGCCACACCGCTGCCCGCGCCTGA
- a CDS encoding SDR family oxidoreductase — protein MPPVTTPRTALLVGASRGLGHGLAAAFVDRGWDVIGTARDPAAPSPLTGLAERSAGHLTVERLDVDDPGQVSALRERLAGRRLDVLFVNSGTTHHEDTPVGVVPTEDFVRVMVTNALGPMRVIEALSDLVADDGLIGAMSSGQGSSTNNTSGGREVYRGSKAALNMFVRGFAVRQAGTRRSILLLAPGWIRTALGGPEAPYTVEESVPLLMDVLESRLGRPGLAYLDREGRIVPW, from the coding sequence ATGCCCCCCGTCACCACGCCCCGTACCGCTCTCCTCGTCGGCGCCTCGCGCGGCCTGGGGCACGGCCTCGCCGCCGCCTTCGTCGACCGGGGCTGGGACGTGATCGGCACCGCCCGCGACCCCGCCGCCCCGAGCCCCCTCACCGGCCTCGCCGAGCGCTCCGCCGGGCACCTGACCGTCGAAAGGCTCGACGTCGACGACCCCGGCCAGGTCTCCGCACTGCGCGAACGCCTCGCGGGCCGCAGGCTCGACGTGCTCTTCGTCAACTCGGGCACCACGCACCACGAGGACACACCGGTCGGCGTGGTGCCGACGGAGGACTTCGTCCGGGTCATGGTGACGAACGCGCTGGGCCCGATGCGGGTCATCGAGGCCCTGTCGGACCTCGTCGCCGACGACGGGCTCATCGGCGCGATGTCCTCGGGGCAGGGCAGCAGCACGAACAACACCTCGGGTGGCCGCGAGGTGTACCGGGGCAGCAAGGCCGCGCTGAACATGTTCGTGCGCGGCTTCGCCGTCCGGCAGGCGGGGACCCGGCGCTCGATCCTGCTGCTCGCGCCCGGCTGGATCCGCACGGCGCTCGGCGGCCCCGAGGCCCCGTACACGGTCGAGGAGAGCGTCCCGCTGCTCATGGACGTGCTGGAGTCCCGGCTCGGCAGGCCCGGACTCGCCTACCTGGACCGCGAGGGGCGGATCGTGCCGTGGTGA
- a CDS encoding TetR family transcriptional regulator translates to MARNAEETRRKILTAATEEFARHGIAGARVDRITTVAGVNNALLYRYFGSKVDLFDTVYSRVVTELIEAVPLDAEDLPGYAGRLFDYHEAHPAAVRLAAWRGLERPESPVPEVVVTAQRDKAARIAAAQRAGTVPSTLPPESLRDLLVLLTLSGSPFGTTEGGAAEGAAGGDVERARRRETVVTAARALVGG, encoded by the coding sequence ATGGCGCGCAATGCGGAGGAGACCCGTCGCAAGATCCTCACCGCGGCCACCGAGGAGTTCGCCCGCCACGGCATCGCCGGGGCGCGGGTCGACCGCATCACCACGGTGGCCGGGGTGAACAACGCCCTGCTCTACCGGTACTTCGGCAGCAAGGTGGACCTCTTCGACACGGTGTACAGCCGTGTCGTCACGGAGCTGATCGAGGCCGTCCCGCTCGACGCGGAGGACCTGCCCGGCTACGCGGGGCGCCTGTTCGACTACCACGAGGCGCACCCGGCGGCGGTCCGCCTCGCGGCCTGGCGCGGGCTCGAACGCCCCGAGTCGCCCGTCCCCGAGGTCGTGGTGACGGCGCAGCGCGACAAGGCGGCGCGCATCGCGGCGGCCCAGCGCGCGGGCACCGTGCCGAGCACGCTCCCGCCGGAGTCCCTGCGCGACCTCCTGGTCCTGCTGACCCTGAGCGGCTCCCCCTTCGGGACGACGGAGGGCGGCGCGGCCGAGGGTGCGGCGGGCGGGGACGTGGAGCGGGCGCGGCGGCGCGAGACCGTGGTGACGGCGGCGCGGGCGCTGGTGGGGGGCTGA
- a CDS encoding GNAT family N-acetyltransferase, translating into MPHLAPVTPATIDAALAVRVRPDQEHAVAPVAKSLAEAYAHPEAWPRLIMDGERVVGFLMAFVDIDWKDDGTDFRSGLWRLNIDAGEQGRGYGRFAVTAVGEELRRRGKDLLTTTWHPGPDGPGAFYRRLGFRATGETSGDQTVGVLELG; encoded by the coding sequence ATGCCCCACCTCGCGCCCGTCACCCCCGCCACCATCGACGCCGCGCTCGCCGTCCGCGTCCGCCCCGACCAGGAACACGCCGTGGCCCCGGTCGCGAAGTCCCTCGCGGAGGCGTACGCGCATCCCGAGGCGTGGCCCCGGCTGATCATGGACGGGGAGCGCGTCGTCGGTTTCCTCATGGCGTTCGTCGACATCGACTGGAAGGACGACGGGACCGACTTCCGTTCCGGCCTGTGGCGCCTCAACATCGACGCGGGCGAACAGGGGCGCGGCTACGGGCGGTTCGCGGTGACGGCCGTCGGGGAGGAGCTGCGCCGCCGGGGCAAGGACCTCCTGACGACCACGTGGCACCCGGGTCCGGACGGTCCCGGGGCCTTCTACCGCCGCCTGGGGTTCCGGGCGACGGGCGAGACGAGCGGGGACCAGACGGTGGGGGTGCTGGAGCTGGGGTGA
- the ssuE gene encoding NADPH-dependent FMN reductase, protein MARILSVSGSPSATSRTARLLRHLDEHLRAQGHEVTVLDVRTLPAGPLLAAEFGHPEIVRATRAFAEADGVVIGTPVYKAAYSGLLKTLLDVLPQYALAGKTVLPLATGGSTAHVLALDYALRPVLTSMGAAHVVPGWFVVDKDLTVNPDGTLTLPAATDEALTQVTDAFARALHTAFPAPVPVG, encoded by the coding sequence ATGGCCCGTATCCTCTCCGTCTCCGGCAGTCCCTCCGCGACCTCCCGCACCGCCCGCCTCCTGCGCCACCTCGACGAGCACCTGCGCGCGCAGGGGCACGAGGTCACCGTCCTGGACGTCCGTACTCTGCCCGCAGGGCCGCTCCTGGCCGCGGAGTTCGGCCATCCCGAGATCGTCCGCGCGACACGCGCCTTCGCCGAAGCGGACGGCGTCGTCATCGGCACGCCCGTCTACAAGGCCGCGTACTCGGGCCTGTTGAAGACCCTTCTGGACGTGTTGCCGCAGTACGCGCTGGCGGGAAAGACCGTCCTCCCTCTCGCCACCGGAGGCTCCACGGCCCACGTCCTCGCCCTCGACTACGCCTTGCGCCCGGTCCTGACCTCCATGGGCGCCGCACACGTCGTCCCCGGCTGGTTCGTCGTCGACAAGGACCTCACGGTGAACCCGGACGGCACCCTCACCCTCCCCGCCGCCACCGATGAGGCCCTCACCCAGGTCACCGACGCCTTCGCCCGCGCCCTGCACACGGCGTTCCCGGCCCCCGTCCCGGTGGGGTGA
- a CDS encoding trypsin-like serine peptidase → MRARAGGIAALVLGAALWCAAPVSAAPTEGVHRTTITASERSEALRFWTDARLRSARDLDAPVASSAPHTSSGLTGRQAAPGSGEEVRVAPLPAPRAAATAPAPSLAASNPAPWTGGGLISTTAGKVFFQNAGGGTFACSATVANADNKSLVLTAGHCVVDAGTGEVYRNWVFIPGYANGNRPYGTFTASSLFHLDQYVSTAGNANYDLAFARLAPLNGRSLGDTVGAQGIAFNSATGREVHSFGYGGSAAEGNGERLNHCSGVEYPDAGREGSTMWGIDCVQTGGSSGGGFLADFDTASGGGYLVGNISVSAGSSEYHPVLGNEALDLYRRAGAA, encoded by the coding sequence ATGAGAGCGAGAGCAGGCGGCATCGCCGCACTGGTCCTGGGAGCGGCCCTCTGGTGTGCCGCCCCCGTGAGCGCCGCCCCCACCGAAGGCGTTCACCGCACGACGATCACCGCTTCGGAGCGCTCGGAGGCGCTGCGGTTCTGGACGGACGCCCGCTTGCGGTCCGCGCGGGACCTCGACGCCCCAGTCGCGTCCTCCGCCCCGCACACCTCCTCCGGCCTCACCGGGCGGCAGGCGGCCCCGGGGTCCGGTGAAGAGGTCCGGGTGGCGCCCCTGCCCGCCCCGCGCGCCGCCGCGACGGCCCCCGCCCCCTCCCTCGCGGCCTCGAACCCCGCCCCGTGGACCGGCGGCGGCCTCATCTCCACGACGGCGGGGAAGGTCTTCTTCCAGAACGCGGGCGGCGGCACCTTCGCCTGCTCGGCGACCGTCGCCAACGCGGACAACAAGTCGCTCGTCCTCACGGCAGGACACTGCGTCGTGGACGCGGGCACGGGCGAGGTCTACCGCAACTGGGTCTTCATCCCGGGCTACGCGAACGGCAACCGCCCCTACGGCACCTTCACCGCCTCGTCCCTCTTCCACCTCGACCAGTACGTGTCGACCGCGGGCAACGCCAACTACGACCTCGCCTTCGCCCGCCTCGCCCCGCTGAACGGCCGCAGCCTCGGTGACACGGTCGGCGCGCAGGGCATCGCCTTCAACTCGGCGACGGGCCGCGAGGTCCACTCCTTCGGCTACGGCGGCTCCGCGGCCGAGGGCAACGGCGAACGGCTCAACCACTGCTCGGGCGTCGAGTACCCGGACGCGGGCCGCGAGGGCTCCACGATGTGGGGCATCGACTGCGTGCAGACCGGCGGTTCGAGCGGCGGCGGCTTCCTCGCCGACTTCGACACCGCCTCCGGCGGGGGCTACCTCGTGGGCAACATCAGCGTGAGCGCCGGGAGCAGCGAGTACCACCCCGTGCTCGGCAACGAGGCCCTGGACCTGTACCGCAGGGCCGGAGCCGCCTGA
- a CDS encoding NUDIX domain-containing protein, with protein MTDEEPRGTALTPAAYGASRAVLWTGVSALFTDAGGRVLLERVDYRPHCLLPCGAVEAGEPPSAALAREVREELGLDRVFTRVLALEWVPPTLPGMGGTGFPGEHLYVYEGGTLSPADLAAVVLPPREVTGLEWARPEELGAYMVASDVPRVRAALAARGAGGPVVLEDGRPPGGAGKRGGHTDT; from the coding sequence ATGACGGATGAGGAGCCGCGCGGCACCGCGCTCACCCCCGCCGCGTACGGCGCTTCGCGCGCCGTGCTGTGGACGGGGGTGAGCGCGCTCTTCACGGACGCGGGGGGCAGGGTCCTGCTCGAACGCGTCGACTACCGCCCGCACTGCCTCCTCCCCTGCGGCGCGGTGGAAGCGGGCGAACCGCCCTCGGCCGCGCTCGCCCGCGAGGTGCGCGAGGAACTCGGCCTCGACCGCGTCTTCACCCGCGTGCTCGCCCTGGAGTGGGTGCCGCCCACGCTCCCCGGCATGGGCGGCACGGGCTTCCCCGGCGAGCACCTCTACGTGTACGAGGGCGGCACTCTCTCCCCCGCCGACCTCGCCGCCGTCGTCCTGCCGCCCCGCGAGGTGACGGGCCTCGAGTGGGCGCGGCCGGAGGAGCTGGGCGCGTACATGGTCGCGAGCGACGTCCCCCGCGTGCGCGCGGCGCTCGCGGCGCGCGGGGCCGGGGGCCCGGTCGTCCTGGAGGACGGGCGCCCGCCCGGCGGGGCGGGGAAGCGTGGAGGTCACACGGATACGTGA
- a CDS encoding DMT family transporter — protein sequence MLAVRRTDAVLVLVALVWGSSYLVAKSATDVLPVLAVLFARYALGALACGAVVLVRRRAWTRTEVRAGALLGVTQAAVLVLETYGVAHTSAAHAGLLISLTIVLTPPLDRTRPPLPARFYAAALLCVVAVGLIGAGGEGFGLPRGGDLLMLGAAVVRAGHVALVGRVTARHRVDPVHLTTVQMVTGTVLVLPFAVRHFGALAASDAATGSRLLYLALLCGLFAFLAQTWAVQRTSASRASLLLGTEPVWAVATGLVVGGEHLTPWAATGAALLLVGTYWGQAVERAHRDEGPAHDDRAPYDAGKPLAGGVPRP from the coding sequence ATGCTCGCCGTGCGCCGTACCGATGCGGTACTCGTCCTCGTCGCCCTCGTCTGGGGCTCCAGTTACCTCGTCGCGAAGTCGGCGACGGATGTCCTGCCGGTGCTCGCCGTGCTCTTCGCGCGGTACGCGCTCGGGGCGCTCGCGTGCGGGGCCGTGGTCCTCGTGCGGCGCCGGGCGTGGACGCGTACGGAGGTGCGGGCGGGGGCGCTGCTCGGCGTGACGCAGGCGGCGGTGCTCGTCCTGGAGACGTACGGGGTCGCGCACACCAGCGCGGCGCACGCGGGTCTCCTCATCAGCCTCACCATCGTGCTCACCCCGCCGCTCGACCGCACCCGGCCGCCGCTCCCCGCGCGTTTCTACGCGGCGGCGCTCCTGTGCGTCGTCGCGGTCGGGCTCATCGGGGCGGGCGGGGAGGGGTTCGGGCTGCCGCGCGGGGGCGACCTGCTGATGCTCGGCGCGGCGGTCGTGCGGGCGGGGCACGTCGCGCTCGTCGGCCGGGTGACCGCGCGGCACCGCGTGGACCCGGTGCACCTCACCACGGTGCAGATGGTCACCGGGACCGTGCTCGTCCTCCCCTTCGCCGTGCGGCACTTCGGCGCTCTCGCGGCGAGCGATGCGGCGACGGGCTCGCGGCTGCTGTACCTGGCGCTGCTGTGCGGCCTGTTCGCGTTCCTCGCGCAGACGTGGGCCGTGCAGCGGACGTCGGCGAGCCGCGCGAGTCTCCTGCTCGGCACGGAGCCGGTGTGGGCGGTCGCGACGGGGCTGGTCGTCGGCGGCGAACACCTCACGCCGTGGGCGGCGACGGGTGCGGCGCTCCTGCTCGTGGGGACGTACTGGGGGCAGGCGGTGGAGCGCGCGCACCGCGACGAGGGGCCCGCGCACGACGACCGAGCCCCGTACGACGCCGGAAAACCGCTGGCCGGGGGCGTGCCGCGTCCCTAA
- a CDS encoding aldehyde dehydrogenase has translation MLTYDALYIGGRWTAPTTTDRVEVRSPHDQSLVGSAPLAAPADVDAAVAAARRAFDAGEWAGLAPERRRALVERFNTLHAARAAEIARLVTAENGTPAWFTASLQTSLAEQTGAFLRASEGLSWEEELKDGSLVRREPVGVVAAVIPWNAPHQSALVKVIPALLAGCTVVLKVATETPLDGLLLGELFTEAGFPEGVVSILPADRGTSEHLVRHPDVDKVAFTGSTRAGRRIASLAGEQLKRVSLELGGKSASIVREDADLDALAAGVPFLAFSNNGQSCAGHTRLLVPRSRYEEVVETVRAAAEKVTYGDPADPAHFVGPLVSSAQRERVRAYIRSGLDDGARLLVGGLDVPAHLEGGNYVRPTVLADVDNSWRVAREEIFGPVLVLIPYEDEDDAVRLANDSPFGLSGGVWTTDPEAGLALARRVRTGMVLVNSAAPGYEAPFGGYKASGIGREFGTVGLGQYVEYKTIAR, from the coding sequence GTGCTCACCTATGACGCGCTGTACATCGGCGGTCGCTGGACCGCCCCCACCACCACCGACCGCGTCGAGGTCCGCTCGCCGCACGACCAGTCCCTCGTCGGCAGCGCGCCGCTCGCCGCGCCCGCCGACGTGGACGCCGCCGTGGCCGCCGCGCGGCGTGCCTTCGACGCGGGGGAGTGGGCGGGGCTCGCGCCGGAGCGGCGCCGCGCGCTCGTGGAGCGCTTCAACACGCTGCACGCGGCCCGTGCGGCGGAGATCGCCCGTCTCGTCACGGCCGAGAACGGCACCCCCGCCTGGTTCACGGCCTCCCTCCAGACCTCACTCGCCGAGCAGACGGGGGCCTTCCTGCGAGCCTCGGAGGGGCTGAGCTGGGAGGAGGAGCTGAAGGACGGCAGCCTCGTGCGGCGCGAGCCGGTCGGGGTCGTCGCCGCCGTCATCCCGTGGAACGCGCCGCACCAGTCGGCGCTGGTCAAGGTGATCCCGGCGCTGCTCGCGGGCTGCACCGTGGTCTTGAAGGTCGCCACCGAGACCCCGCTGGACGGGCTGCTCCTCGGTGAGCTGTTCACCGAGGCCGGCTTCCCGGAGGGCGTCGTGAGCATCCTGCCCGCCGACCGGGGGACCAGCGAACACCTGGTCCGCCACCCCGATGTCGACAAGGTCGCCTTCACCGGTTCGACGCGCGCGGGCCGCCGCATCGCCTCGCTCGCGGGCGAACAGCTCAAGCGCGTGAGCCTCGAACTGGGCGGCAAGTCCGCCTCGATCGTCCGCGAGGACGCCGATCTCGACGCGCTCGCCGCGGGCGTCCCCTTCCTCGCCTTCAGCAACAACGGCCAGTCCTGCGCCGGGCACACGCGGCTGCTCGTGCCGCGCTCGCGCTACGAGGAGGTCGTCGAGACCGTCCGCGCGGCGGCCGAGAAGGTCACGTACGGGGACCCGGCCGACCCGGCACACTTCGTCGGCCCGCTCGTCTCGTCGGCCCAGCGCGAGCGCGTGCGCGCGTACATCCGCTCGGGCCTCGACGACGGCGCCCGCCTCCTCGTCGGCGGCCTCGACGTCCCCGCGCACCTGGAGGGCGGCAACTACGTACGGCCCACGGTCCTCGCGGACGTCGACAACTCCTGGCGCGTCGCGCGCGAGGAGATCTTCGGCCCGGTGCTCGTGCTCATCCCGTACGAGGACGAGGACGACGCCGTCCGCCTCGCGAACGACTCGCCGTTCGGTCTGAGCGGCGGCGTCTGGACCACGGACCCCGAGGCAGGGCTCGCCCTCGCCCGCCGCGTCCGCACCGGCATGGTCCTCGTCAACAGCGCGGCCCCCGGCTACGAGGCGCCTTTCGGCGGCTACAAGGCGAGCGGCATAGGGCGCGAGTTCGGGACGGTGGGGCTCGGGCAGTACGTGGAGTACAAGACGATCGCGCGGTGA
- a CDS encoding ABC transporter permease has protein sequence MLPSASRSLLPVNPTLGVLMCVLLLVAAGVVRVFQLSPDEGTNRSRQVLIAGVRAAVQLGAVSLVITWAVTNIAGLFAFLLVMFAVAVRTAGRRLTPNGTWWLTAAPLAVGVVPAVLALLLTGLVPLKGISLVPLTGILLGGALTATVLAGRRALDELRTRKGEVEAALALGLLDRDARLEIARPAASDALLPGLDQTRTVGLVTLPGAFVGVLLGGASPLAAGAVQLFVLLALMAVQSLAVSVTVELVARGRITRD, from the coding sequence GTGCTCCCGAGTGCTTCGCGGTCCCTGCTGCCCGTCAACCCCACGCTGGGCGTGCTGATGTGCGTCCTGCTGCTCGTCGCCGCGGGGGTCGTGCGGGTTTTCCAGCTCAGCCCCGACGAGGGGACGAACCGCTCGCGGCAGGTGCTGATCGCCGGGGTGCGGGCCGCCGTGCAACTGGGGGCCGTGTCCCTCGTCATCACGTGGGCCGTCACGAACATCGCGGGGCTTTTCGCCTTCCTGCTCGTCATGTTCGCCGTGGCGGTACGGACGGCGGGGCGGCGCCTGACGCCGAACGGCACGTGGTGGCTGACGGCCGCGCCGCTCGCCGTCGGCGTCGTACCGGCCGTGCTCGCGCTGCTGCTCACCGGGCTCGTACCGCTCAAGGGCATCTCCCTCGTACCGCTCACCGGCATCCTGCTCGGCGGCGCGCTCACCGCGACGGTGCTCGCGGGGCGGCGCGCGCTCGACGAACTGCGCACGCGCAAGGGCGAGGTGGAGGCCGCGCTCGCACTCGGCCTCCTCGACCGCGACGCGCGCCTCGAAATAGCCCGCCCCGCCGCGTCGGACGCGCTGCTCCCCGGACTCGACCAGACCCGCACCGTGGGGCTCGTCACGCTCCCCGGCGCCTTCGTCGGTGTCCTCCTCGGCGGCGCGAGCCCGCTCGCGGCCGGGGCCGTGCAGCTCTTCGTGCTGCTCGCGCTCATGGCGGTGCAGTCGCTCGCGGTCTCGGTGACGGTGGAACTCGTGGCGCGGGGGCGGATCACCAGGGACTGA
- a CDS encoding VOC family protein produces the protein MPAIGQLAAVTLDAPDPQALAAFYAGLTGWQTLYASDDFVYIGTPDGAQRLGFQRAAEFRRPSWPGDDKQLHLDFGVADLAEAERELTALGATKPEHQPGGDKWVVLLDPAGHPFCVTTMV, from the coding sequence ATGCCCGCCATCGGACAGCTCGCCGCCGTCACGCTCGACGCCCCGGACCCGCAGGCGCTCGCCGCCTTCTACGCCGGGCTCACCGGCTGGCAGACGCTCTACGCGAGCGACGACTTCGTCTACATCGGCACGCCGGACGGTGCGCAGCGCCTCGGCTTCCAGCGGGCGGCCGAGTTCCGCCGGCCCTCCTGGCCGGGCGACGACAAGCAGTTGCACCTCGACTTCGGCGTGGCCGATCTGGCCGAGGCCGAGCGGGAGTTGACCGCCCTCGGGGCGACGAAGCCGGAGCACCAGCCCGGCGGTGACAAGTGGGTCGTCCTGCTCGATCCGGCGGGCCACCCCTTCTGCGTCACGACCATGGTCTGA
- the ssuE gene encoding NADPH-dependent FMN reductase has protein sequence MARILSVSGSPSATSRTARLLRHLDEHLRARGHEVTVLDVRTLPAGPLLAAEFGHPEIVRATRAFADADGVVIGTPVYKAAYSGLLKTLLDVLPQYALAGKTVLPLATGGSTAHVLALDYALRPVLTSMGAAHVVPGWFVVDKDLAVDPEDALTIAPGTAEALTQVTDAFARALHTAFPAPVPVPVPVPVPVG, from the coding sequence ATGGCCCGTATCCTCTCCGTCTCCGGCAGTCCCTCCGCGACCTCCCGCACCGCCCGCCTCCTGCGTCACCTCGACGAGCACCTGCGCGCGCGGGGTCACGAGGTCACCGTCCTCGATGTCCGTACTCTGCCCGCAGGGCCGCTCCTGGCCGCGGAGTTCGGCCATCCCGAGATCGTCCGCGCGACACGCGCCTTCGCGGACGCGGATGGCGTCGTGATCGGCACGCCCGTCTACAAGGCCGCGTACTCGGGTCTGTTGAAGACCCTTCTGGATGTGTTGCCGCAGTACGCGCTGGCGGGAAAGACCGTTCTCCCTCTCGCCACCGGAGGCTCCACGGCCCACGTCCTCGCCCTCGACTACGCCTTGCGCCCGGTCCTGACCTCCATGGGCGCCGCCCACGTCGTCCCCGGCTGGTTCGTCGTCGACAAGGACCTGGCGGTCGACCCGGAGGACGCCCTGACGATCGCCCCGGGCACGGCGGAGGCCCTCACCCAGGTCACCGACGCCTTCGCCCGCGCCCTGCACACGGCGTTCCCGGCCCCCGTCCCGGTCCCGGTGCCGGTGCCGGTGCCGGTGGGCTGA
- a CDS encoding LysR family transcriptional regulator, giving the protein MDERQLRILRELGELGSVSAVAEALRVTPSAISQQLRLLQRSVPLPLTERAGRRVVLTEAGRVLADAAIEVESALARARHTLADYAEQPAGEVSVAAFSSAAAAFFPPLLRACTGPGTPQLALADEDVAQDRFPALTRAHDLVLAHRLDHAPPWPPTVTATTLLREPLDVALPAGHPLAAHDTLTPAQVAGEPWIAVHDGFPILATLDAVATVAGRPLRLVHRVNEFTVSAALVAEGGGLALLPRWTVPAQAGVVLRPLDGVHALRNVDVLHRPERTARRAVGDVLKLLKRVADEVRGEAGPVV; this is encoded by the coding sequence GTGGACGAACGACAGCTACGGATTCTGCGCGAACTCGGAGAGCTGGGCAGCGTCAGCGCCGTCGCCGAGGCCCTGCGCGTCACCCCCTCGGCGATCTCGCAGCAACTGCGCCTGCTCCAGCGCTCGGTGCCGCTCCCGCTCACCGAACGCGCGGGCCGCCGCGTCGTGCTGACCGAGGCGGGGCGCGTGCTCGCGGACGCGGCGATCGAGGTCGAGAGCGCCCTCGCCCGCGCCCGCCACACCCTCGCCGACTACGCGGAGCAGCCCGCCGGAGAGGTCTCCGTGGCCGCCTTCTCCAGCGCCGCCGCGGCCTTCTTCCCCCCGCTCCTGCGCGCCTGTACGGGCCCCGGAACGCCTCAACTCGCCCTCGCCGACGAGGACGTGGCCCAGGACCGCTTCCCCGCGCTGACCCGCGCCCACGACCTCGTCCTCGCCCACCGCCTCGACCACGCCCCGCCCTGGCCGCCCACGGTCACCGCGACGACACTCCTGCGCGAACCGCTCGACGTCGCGCTCCCCGCGGGCCATCCCCTCGCCGCGCACGACACGCTCACCCCCGCGCAGGTCGCGGGCGAGCCGTGGATCGCCGTCCACGACGGCTTCCCGATCCTCGCGACGCTCGACGCGGTCGCCACGGTCGCCGGCCGCCCCCTCCGACTCGTCCACCGCGTCAACGAGTTCACCGTCTCGGCCGCGCTCGTCGCCGAGGGCGGCGGCCTCGCGCTGCTCCCGCGCTGGACGGTCCCCGCCCAGGCGGGCGTGGTGCTCAGGCCGCTCGACGGGGTGCACGCGCTGCGGAACGTCGATGTGCTGCACCGGCCCGAGCGGACCGCGCGGCGGGCCGTCGGGGACGTGCTGAAGCTCCTGAAGAGGGTGGCCGACGAGGTACGGGGCGAGGCGGGTCCCGTGGTGTGA